One window of Chryseobacterium sp. JJR-5R genomic DNA carries:
- a CDS encoding GPW/gp25 family protein produces the protein MDTPNYRMPFVPSTLMTEGGSIDTCDMGESIAHNIMLLITTKKGENRYDENYGNDVWSLEFDNGITSAVWENVFIKSLKRQIQEYEQRIVQPQIDAHLQIVEHSYDTKEHTEIKKKVKIAVNAKMEATGERFSFSTELFLSPMSID, from the coding sequence ATGGATACACCGAATTACAGAATGCCATTTGTGCCGTCAACCCTTATGACGGAAGGCGGAAGCATTGATACCTGTGACATGGGCGAAAGTATTGCCCACAATATTATGCTGCTGATTACAACCAAAAAAGGAGAGAACCGGTATGATGAAAACTATGGGAATGATGTCTGGAGCTTGGAATTTGATAACGGGATCACCAGTGCAGTATGGGAAAACGTATTCATAAAAAGCTTAAAAAGGCAGATCCAGGAATATGAACAGAGGATTGTACAGCCCCAGATTGATGCCCATCTCCAGATCGTTGAGCACAGCTACGATACTAAAGAACATACAGAAATCAAGAAAAAAGTAAAAATAGCCGTCAATGCAAAAATGGAAGCTACGGGAGAGCGTTTCAGCTTTTCCACAGAATTGTTTTTGAGCCCGATGTCGATTGACTAA